The Candidatus Lokiarchaeota archaeon DNA segment ACCATGATGGTACAACGGGGCTGAGAAAAACTCTACCAACCGTTCCGGTGGACAATCTCTGATAGTGTCCTTCTGCTGGAACGGGATTCTTCTTTTTTCCTAGTCTCAGCATCAAGTTTATCCAAGTCGTCCTGATAGCCAAAGAAGACCACTGTGGTGATTCGGAAATCATCTGGAATCCCAGTAATCTCTTTGAGCTTGGCTTCATCCCAACCTGCTGTGGGATGTCCCATCAACCCAAGATGAACTGCTTGGAGTAACATATTTTCAACAGCTAATCCACAGTCCATCATGAAATACGGTAAGCCGTGTGCTGGACATCCAGCATCCTCCTTGGCGGCAACGATTATCATAACGGGCGCGTCCTTGGCCCAGCTATTTCCTCTGCTCAAACCTTCATG contains these protein-coding regions:
- a CDS encoding nitroreductase; protein product: MDSSELLLEEIKERHSGRAYSNKPVAEEKLQSILQAGRWAPSCSNTQAWNFVVLADEEALTEAHEGLSRGNSWAKDAPVMIIVAAKEDAGCPAHGLPYFMMDCGLAVENMLLQAVHLGLMGHPTAGWDEAKLKEITGIPDDFRITTVVFFGYQDDLDKLDAETRKKEESRSSRRTLSEIVHRNGW